One region of Strongyloides ratti genome assembly S_ratti_ED321, chromosome : X genomic DNA includes:
- a CDS encoding Astacin-like metalloendopeptidase gives MVKIIFLILFISSSLVLSLDIHNTALKELLNDDELYFDKSIPEYATVLTPNDFINGAQLDAQIGEDDNYMWDNEAIYSNDKFEGDIVGINASTINAFVNGGVDPNSKDIHRNAIKNKHQLWKNGRIPYVLSSQYSPHSRSIIANSMEEYNKHTCIRWVPKENTDTDYVYIMPDRGCYSMVGRMGNRQVLSLGSGCIQKGIIIHEMMHAVGFFHEQSRTDRDEHITIYWNNIMNGMANQFEKYGQGVISALGTSYDYGSIMHYGSTAFSKNGQPTMLPKKNGAQIGQRDGFSKVDTFKINTLYQCDDKLVGTIKSTTTTPPATTISTTIKMNSSPRPVTPQPIISPSPPPLPVVECKNKRPDCNILAAQGWCNINAPWMKDNCPESCGYCGTLPPKPEEICEDLRVDCDKLVTARYCITSEHFMRTYCQKSCGFCTPKSITKKPTEPTLPGIVPIISITLPTTSTKSTQSTTIPTTFTTTSTTSNPSSIIQNLTTKIICVDRKHFCSQWKVSGFCEGIFLSYMRKNCPKACGYC, from the exons atggtaaaaattatttttcttattttatttatttcatcttCTCTAGTATTATCATTAGATATTCATAATACTgcattaaaagaattattaaatgatgatgaactt tattttgataaaagtaTACCTGAATATGCTACAGTTTTAACACcaaatgattttattaatgGTGCTCAACTTGACGCTCAAATAGGAGAAGATGATAATTATATGTGGGATAATGAAGCTATTTAtagtaatgataaatttgaaGGAGATATTGTTGGTATAAATGCTTCAACAATTAATGCATTTGTTAATGGTGGAGTTGATCCAAATTCAAAAGATATCCATCGTAAtgctattaaaaataaacatcaATTATGGAAAAATGGTAGAATTCCTTATGTTTTAAGTAGTCAATATAGTCCACATAGTAGAAGTATTATAGCTAATTCTATGGaagaatataataaacataCTTGTATAAGATGGGTTCCAAAAGAAAATACTGATACTGattatgtttatataatGCCAGATCGTGGTTGTTATTCAATGGTTGGAAGAATGGGAAATAGACAAGTTTTATCACTTGGAAGTGGATGTATACAAAAAGGTATTATTATTCATGAAATGATGCATGCTGTAGGATTCTTTCATGAACAATCACGTACAGATAGAGATGAACATATTACTATTTATTGgaataatataatgaatGGAATGGCTAAtcaatttgaaaaatatggACAAGGTGTTATATCAGCACTTGGAACATCATATGATTATGGAAGTATAATGCATTATGGTTCAACAGCATTTAGTAAAAATGGTCAACCAACAAtgttaccaaaaaaaaatggtgctCAAATAGGGCAAAGAGATGGTTTTAGTAAAGTtgatacatttaaaataaatacactTTATCAATGTGATGATAAATTAGTTGGTACTATTAaatcaacaacaacaacaccACCAGCAACAACAATTTCAACaactataaaaatgaattcaTCACCACGACCAGTAACTCCACAACCTATAATATCTCCATCACCACCACCTTTACCTGTTGTAGAGTGTAAAAATAAACGACCTGATTGTAATATTCTAGCTGCACAAGGATGGTGTAATATAAATGCACCATGGATGAAAGATAATTGTCCAGAATCATGTGGATATTGTGGAACTTTACCACCAAAACCAGAAGAAATTTGTGAAGATCTTCGTGTTGATTGTGATAAACTTGTTACTGCTAGATATTGTATTACTTCAGAACATTTTATGCGTACATATTGTCAAAAATCTTGTGGATTTTGTACACCAAAAagtataacaaaaaaacCAACAGAACCAACATTACCTGGAATTGTACCAATTATTTCAATAACATTACCAACAACATCAACGAAATCAACACAATCAACAACGATACCAACAACTTTCACAACTACATCAACAACCTCCAATCCTTCATCAATTATCCAAAATTtaacaacaaaaataatttgtgtTGATAGAAAACATTTTTGCTCACAATGGAAAGTTTCTGGATTTTGTGAAGGAATTTTCCTTAGCTATATGCGTAAGAACTGTCCCAAAGCATGTGGctattgttaa
- a CDS encoding G protein-coupled receptor, rhodopsin-like family and GPCR, rhodopsin-like, 7TM domain-containing protein: protein MESTITNIAISSDDNGTFFTTLKGIALFLLVLWTIIANSLVFIVLYKNPRLQTVPNLLVGNLAFSDLCLSLIVLPLSSVYALAGEWIFPESLCVVFVSADILCCTASIWNLSIVGLDRYWAITSPVAYMQKRNKKTAFYMIISVWIFSSIISLAPLLGWKQIANHGNYRVINKKAICDFLDLPSYTIYSATGSFFIPTIVMFFVYFKIYRAFAKHRQRQIYRQKLAVSSHVIKKHIESTILHEISHVLPTSDEFAKDDDEEDNESNSSNSRNKDNNTSTSTIRSNYESKIIISNNIKQVNDIIIEEDEEVINEEFEVTLKDELEGSNENDNIIKMTNDNNILNYNTNDNQSNITFIKNSLIEENDKKDINDDGNLKNIFLQKKHIKENGIKNDTCNKEKENLGYVVICKKKNNNNKKHSILAKPSAIIKNKKNNISSRLLNRVPSGPKKKKNNDKQVVFKSNSKDYEKDRKNSTELASMVYEKIHKCHIRREKGMNNYRNSLRTKPKAISAAKERRGVKVLGIILGCFTICWTPFFIMYVVIQFCKTCTINPHIEMFITWLGYSNSAMNPIIYTVFNRDYQIALKRLFTNPEKVSLLSNKRYNQ from the exons atggAATCAACAATAACTAATATTGCTATTTCATCAGATGATAATGGAACTTTTTTTACAACTTTAAAAGGAATagcattatttttattggtaCTTTGGACAATTATTGCTAATTCATTagtatttattgttttatacaaaaatccACGTCTTCAAACTGTCCCAAATTTGTTGGTTGGCAATTTAGCATTTTCTGATTTATGTTTAAGCTTAATCGTTTTACCGTTATCATCTGTTTATGCATTAGCAGGTGAATGGATTTTTCCAGAATCTTTATGTGTGGTATTTGTATCag ccGACATTTTATGTTGCACAGCATCTATATGGAATTTATCTATTGTTGGTTTAGATCGTTACTGGGCTATAACATCACCTGTCGCTTATATgcaaaaaagaaataaaaaaactgctttttatatgattataTCAGTATGGattttttcatcaataaTATCTTTAGCACCTTTACTTGGTTGGAAACAAATTGCAAATCATGGTAATTATAgagttattaataaaaaagcaATTTGTGATTTTCTTGATCTTCCAAGTTATACAATATATAGTGCAACGGGTTCTTTTTTTATCCCAACAATTGTAAtgttttttgtttattttaaaatttatagagCATTTGCTAAACATCGTCAAAGACAAATTTATAGACAAAag cTGGCTGTATCATCTCAT gttattaaaaaacatattgAATCAACAATATTACATGAAATATCTCATGTTCTTCCAACTAGTGATGAATTTGCTAAAGATGATGATGAAGAAGATAATGAATCAAATT cAAGTAATTCAcgtaataaagataataatacatCAACATCAACTATAAGATCAAATTAtgaaagtaaaataataatatctaataatataaagcaagtaaatgatataattattGAGGAAGATGAAGAAGTAATAAATGAAGAATTTGAAGTTACATTAAAAGATGAATTGGAAGGAAGTAATGagaatgataatattattaaaatgactaatgataataatatattaaattataatactaATGATAATCAATCAAACAtcacatttataaaaaattctttaatcgaagaaaatgataaaaaagatataaatgaTGATGGTAATCTCAAGAATatctttttacaaaaaaaacatatt aaggaaaatggtattaaaaatgatacttgtaataaagaaaaagaaaacttAGGATATGTCGTGATatgtaaaaagaaaaataataataataagaaacATTCTATATTAGCAAAACCATCAgctataattaaaaataaaaaaaataacattagtAGTAGATTATTAAATCGTGTTCCATCTGGCcctaaaaagaaaaaaaataatgataaacaagttgtatttaaaagtaattcaAAAGACTATGAAAAAGATAGAAAAAATAGTACTGAATTAGCTAGTATGGTATATGAAAAAATCCATAAATGCCATATACGTCGCGAAAAAGGGATGAATAATTATAGGAATAGTTTAAGAACTAAACCAAAAGCAATTTCAGCAGCTAAAGAACGTCGTGGTGTTAAAGTTCTTGGAATTATTTTAGGATGTTTTACAATATGTTGGACaccattttttataatgtatgTTGTGATACAATTTTGTAAAACATGTACAATTAATCCACATATCGAAATGTTTATTACATGGTTAGGTTACTCAAATTCTGCAATGAATCCCATTATTTATACTGTTTTTAATAGAGATTATCAAATAgcattaaaaagattatttacaaatcctgaaaaagtttcattattaagtaacaaaagatataatcagtag